In one window of Falco cherrug isolate bFalChe1 chromosome 10, bFalChe1.pri, whole genome shotgun sequence DNA:
- the SRSF6 gene encoding serine/arginine-rich splicing factor 6: MPRVYIGRLSYHVREKDIQRFFSGYGRLLEVDLKNGYGFVEFEDSRDADDAVYELNGKDLCGERVIVEHARGPRRDRDGYSYSSRSGGGGGYSSRRQSGRDKYGPPVRTEYRLIVENLSSRCSWQDLKDFMRQAGEVTYADAHKERTNEGVIEFRSYSDMKRALDKLDGTEINGRKIRLVEDKPRSSHRRSYSGSRSRSRSRRRSRSRSRRSRSSRSRSRSVSKSRSRSKSRSRSKDRSRSRSKSRKSRSKSKSKPKSDRGSRSHSRSKEKSEKSRSRSRSRSRSPKENGKGDAKSKSRSRSRSRSNSPQQQQSAKARSESPPKRAASRSRSRSRSKSRSRSRSSSRD, from the exons ATGCCGCGCGTCTACATCGGCCGCCTGAGCTACCACGTCCGGGAGAAGGACATCCAGCGCTTCTTCAGCGGCTATGGCCGCCTGCTCGAGGTTGACCTCAAAAACGG TTACGGCTTCGTGGAGTTCGAGGACTCCCGCGACGCCGACGATGCCGTTTACGAGCTGAACGGCAAGGATCTGTGCGGGGAGCGCGTGATCGTGGAGCAcgcccgcggcccccgccgcgaCAGGGACGGGTACAGCTACAGCAGCCGCA GTGGGGGTGGTGGCGGATATAGCAGTCGGAGACAATCTGGAAGAGATAAATACGGACCGCCTGTTCGTACAGAGTACAGACTGATTGTTGAAAACCTTTCCAGTCGCTGTAGTTGGCAGGATTTGAAA GATTTCATGAGGCAAGCTGGTGAGGTAACCTATGCAGATGCTCACAAAGAGCGTACAAATGAAGGAGTGATTGAGTTCCGATCTTACTCGGACATGAAGCGTGCCCTGGACAAACTGGATGGCACAGAGATAAATGGAAGGAAGATCAGACTGGTTGAAGACAAGCCACGGTCAAGCCACAGGCGATCTTACTCTGGCAGCAGGTCAAG GTCGCGATCTAGAAGACGATCTAGAAGCAGAAGTCGTAGAAGTAGGAGCAGCCGCAGCAGATCCCGTAGTGTCTCCAAAAGCCGTTCACG ATCTAAATCCAGGTCACGAAGCAAAGACCGTTCACGTTCCAGATCTAAAAGCAGGAAGTCTAGATCAAAGAGCAAATCGAAACCCAAGTCTGACAGGGGTTCACGCTCTCACAGCAGATCCAAGGAGAAGTCTGAGAAGTCTCGGTCCAGATCCAGGTCCAGGTCTCGATCTCCCAAAGAAAATGGTAAAGGAGATGCTAAGTCTAAGTCCAGGTCAAGGAGTAGGTCTCGTTCCAATTCtccgcagcagcagcaatctGCCAAGGCTCGTTCAGAGTCGCCACCCAAAAGAGCTGCTTCGAGGTCCCGCTCCAGATCTCGTTCAAAATCTCGTTCACGATCAAGATCTAGTTCAAGAGATTAA